A region of the Leptolyngbyaceae cyanobacterium genome:
TTAATTTCGGTATGCCCTACCGTATATAACTAATGAACGATGACTGATGACTAACGACCATTAACATTTTAAGTTTTTATTTTTAATTTCTCAAAAGCTTCTTTCGCAGCAGCTTGTTCGGCAGCTTTTTTGGAGTTTCCTCGTCCGGTTCCCCATTGTTTACCTAGTATTTTCACGATCGCACTAAAAGTTTGGGGGTAACCGCGAGTAGCTTTGAGTTCCTCCACTTGATACTCTGGCAAAACCTTATATTCGCTTTGGGTAAATTCTTGGAGAGCGGCTTTATAATTACGACGAGCCGGGTCGTTGCGAATTTCAATGGCAAATTTTTTTAGGTGAGAGTCTAACCAGGGACGCACTAATTGCAGGCTGCGAGTGCTGAGGTAGAGCGCACCCATGACTGCTTCTATCGCATCTGCCAGTCTAGTTTCTCGTCCCGCCACATCTCCGGCTGCACTTTTATCTAATAGTAAGTAGGTTTCCAGGCCGTAACTATCGGCTATTTGTGCTAGAGTGCGATCGCTCACCAATTCCGCCCTCAAGCCAGAAAATTCACCCACCGTTTCTTCTGGATAAGTTTCCCATAAAAATTCAGCCGTGGCCAACCTTACTACCGCATCTCCCACAAACTCCAGTTGCTCGTAATTAGCTTCTGGTGAAAAAGTAGGATGAGTTAGCGCCAAGTCTAGTAATTGCCACTTAATAGGCCATTTTTCGGGCATCAGCCCCAATTTTTGCACTAAACTTTCTAGTTGCTTTTGACGGCGGTGGTAGACGAGATTCATGAAATAGTTACGAACCTAAAAGGGGATAAAAGAAGTTTTTTTAGAATTCAGAAGTCAGGAGTTTCCCATTCAAAATTTAGTAGACCGTATTCTAAAATCTAAAATCCTCGCATCTAAAATCGATCGAGTGGAGAGAGTCGGACATAAGCCGGGTTCTGTTTTCCGCGCCAATAGCGCAGAAGGCAGTTATCTATCTGGGACGCCTGTTACCAAACGCCTCTAGCGGTTCCTAAAAAGCGGAACTGGTAAAAGACCAACCGTAGTTCCTCCACCTTGCTCCCCACCGGGGTTTACCTAGCCAGCGCCTCTCGACGCTGCTGGTGCGCTCTTACCGCACCTTTGCACCCTTACCTTTTGAAGGATGAAGGCTAAAGGATGAAGTATAAAAACTTTCAGACTTTATCCTTTACACTTCAGCCTTTAGAAGGCGGTATGTTTCTGTGGCACTTTCCTCACGGTCACCCGCACTGGGAATTACCCAGCAAGTTTGGTCTTTTGGGAGCCCGGACTTTCCTCAGACTAGCTTAAAGCTAATCCGCAACCGCCTCGCCTACTCTCTCCATATCTATTTTAGATTGGGAAAGTATAAAGTCTGAAGGTTGAAGTTTAAAGGATGAAGTCTGAAGGCTTAAAATAGGCTTCTTTTCTACATCCCCTATCCTTTTATCTTCCCATTAGTCTAAATAATTGACATACTCCCCGCCGTGAACGGTCGGGGATTCTAATTCATGGTTCACAGAAGTCTGTTTGCTAGCCTCAAGTTGCCCATCAATAGTATTGACAGTTTTCTCCCCATGCTTTCCCTCTTGCGAGGCAGATTCCTTTTGCCCAAAGGTACTGTTGTTCCACTCTATACCTAATATTTTCATGCCTTTCTGAAGAATGTTAATTGCCGCATTTGTATCGCGACATATTTCCATATTGCAGTTGGGGCATGAATGAGTCCTGGTGCTAAGTGACTTTTTCACCCGATGACCGCAAGATGAACAATCCTGGGATGTATAGTTTGGAGGAACAGCCACAACTGCTTTATCCCAAATTTTCCCATAGTAGTTTAACCATTGGGTGAATTGATACCAACTAGCGTCAGAGATAGATTTAGCCAAGGGGTGATTCTTAACCATGTTGCAAATCTGCAAATCCTCATAGACTACGACATCGTTAGATGCCACTACGCATCGGGCTTGCTTGATTGCCCAATCTTTACGCTGTCTTTGGATTTTTAGATGGATTTTACCCAATCTTTTTCGCGCTTTATGGTAGTTGTTTGATTGTGGTTTCTGGCCTTTTACAAACTTTTTACTTAAGAGTTTTTGCGCTTTTTGAAGTCTGCGTTCTGACTTCCTCAAGAACTGAGGATAGATAACAGCATTGTCGTTCTGGTCTTTAATGAAATATTTTAAACCTAAGTCTAAACCGACTACATTGCCAGTATATTGACCAACTTCATTGCGGTCAGCATCAAAGCAAAATTGAGCATAATACCCGTCAGCACGATGCACTACACGCACACGATTTATTTTTAATCTAAATAAGTCTTCCCTTGTTTCTTTGTTGCAGTACAGAGATAATGACCCAATCTTAAATCCATCGGTGAAGGCAATACTCATGCAATCATCTGACAACTTCCAGCCAGACACCTTGTATTCGACAGAACGACAATGTTTTTTGAATTTAGGATATCCTTTCTTTTTCTCTCCTTTTTTGCAACGAGTATAGAAGTTAGAGATTGATGCCCATGCTCTTTCGGCACTGGCTTGACGAGCGGCTGAGTTTAACTTCAAAGCAAAATCAAACTCTTTGGCTAAGTCTTTGCACAGCTTATACAAGTCTGCTTTCCCAACGTTTTGATTATTCATCCAATAAGAAACTGCTTTATTTCTAATAAATTGAGCAGTACGAATTGCCTCATCAATAGCTTGGTACTGAGACTTATTTCCGTTTAATAGCTTGGCTTCTCTTACTATCATGCTATTATTTTATCACACCTCGTCGTGGATAAAACAATAGTCGTCCTACAAGGACGAGGCTTTATACCCATTGTTTCCGGTAAATTAAATTCTTAGCAGTTTAGTTTAGTCATCCTTAATAGTGGAAAAGTTCTCAAACCAACCCCGACGCCAGAAAAAGTAAACTAAGGCAGAGGCGATCGCGATCATCAATATCCAAAAAGCTAAATATCCCCATTTCCAATTTAGCTCTGGCATATTCCAATTAGATACATCTGTATTAAAGTTCATGCCATACACGCCAGCGATAAAAGTCAGGGGAATAAAAATGGATGACATTACGGTGAGGAACTTCATCACTTCATTCATTTTGTTGCTCACTGAAGAGAGATAAACATCCATTAACCCAGAGCTTAATTCCCGGTAAGTTTCTACGATATCGATCACCTGAACGGCGTGA
Encoded here:
- the rnc gene encoding ribonuclease III; amino-acid sequence: MNLVYHRRQKQLESLVQKLGLMPEKWPIKWQLLDLALTHPTFSPEANYEQLEFVGDAVVRLATAEFLWETYPEETVGEFSGLRAELVSDRTLAQIADSYGLETYLLLDKSAAGDVAGRETRLADAIEAVMGALYLSTRSLQLVRPWLDSHLKKFAIEIRNDPARRNYKAALQEFTQSEYKVLPEYQVEELKATRGYPQTFSAIVKILGKQWGTGRGNSKKAAEQAAAKEAFEKLKIKT
- a CDS encoding transposase; its protein translation is MIVREAKLLNGNKSQYQAIDEAIRTAQFIRNKAVSYWMNNQNVGKADLYKLCKDLAKEFDFALKLNSAARQASAERAWASISNFYTRCKKGEKKKGYPKFKKHCRSVEYKVSGWKLSDDCMSIAFTDGFKIGSLSLYCNKETREDLFRLKINRVRVVHRADGYYAQFCFDADRNEVGQYTGNVVGLDLGLKYFIKDQNDNAVIYPQFLRKSERRLQKAQKLLSKKFVKGQKPQSNNYHKARKRLGKIHLKIQRQRKDWAIKQARCVVASNDVVVYEDLQICNMVKNHPLAKSISDASWYQFTQWLNYYGKIWDKAVVAVPPNYTSQDCSSCGHRVKKSLSTRTHSCPNCNMEICRDTNAAINILQKGMKILGIEWNNSTFGQKESASQEGKHGEKTVNTIDGQLEASKQTSVNHELESPTVHGGEYVNYLD